One stretch of Siphonobacter curvatus DNA includes these proteins:
- a CDS encoding metallophosphoesterase, which translates to MHVLAIGDLHGRLNWKEAPIQEADRVIFVGDYVDSKQFSDEQTTEVLQKVIELKRTEPEKYILLLGNHDVAYLHYPLFPCSNFRPNMQALWTGIYREHADCFQVAYQLENYLFTHAGVSSSWAQKHGIRGNELANTLNTLQETPAGREVLFQCGWVRGGNPGAKGGPVWADETETIEDYLPDWHQVVGHTPQPFIRTEGDETASITYIDVLGKQTDFWQRTFA; encoded by the coding sequence ATGCACGTACTAGCTATCGGGGATTTACACGGCCGCCTCAACTGGAAAGAAGCTCCGATTCAGGAAGCAGATCGGGTTATTTTTGTGGGGGATTACGTGGACTCCAAGCAATTTTCGGATGAACAGACGACGGAGGTGTTGCAAAAAGTCATTGAATTGAAGCGGACTGAACCCGAAAAATACATTTTACTGCTGGGCAATCACGACGTAGCTTATCTCCACTATCCACTATTTCCCTGCTCGAACTTCCGACCTAACATGCAGGCGTTATGGACGGGCATCTACCGAGAGCACGCCGATTGTTTTCAGGTGGCGTATCAGTTGGAAAACTATTTGTTTACGCACGCCGGCGTATCCAGCAGCTGGGCTCAGAAACACGGCATTCGGGGAAACGAGCTGGCGAATACGCTGAATACGCTACAGGAAACGCCTGCCGGAAGGGAAGTCTTATTCCAATGCGGATGGGTACGGGGCGGAAATCCCGGAGCGAAAGGCGGACCTGTTTGGGCAGATGAAACGGAAACAATCGAAGATTACCTGCCGGACTGGCATCAGGTGGTGGGTCATACACCGCAACCCTTCATTCGAACGGAAGGTGACGAAACGGCTTCGATTACGTACATCGATGTACTGGGGAAGCAAACAGATTTCTGGCAACGAACGTTTGCCTAA
- a CDS encoding C1 family peptidase yields the protein MTLYTRTLFSLGFLSLTSLGAFAQSPELGLRTTQQAAVTSVKNQGGTGTCWCFSTTSLVESECIRKSLGEIDLSEMYTVRNTYLEKARNYIRRQGKAQFGEGGLGHDAIQAIARYGAVPESVYSGLKSGESGHNHGKLDKELKAYVEEVLKKKPFSSDWEVGFNKILDEKFGPVPETFEYQGKTYTPRQFADQVLQFKAEDYVSLTSFTHHPFYQSFVLEIPDNWSNQTYMNLPLEELTEAVESSLKQGYTVMWDADISNAGFKQGKGYAIEAVDKADQIDAAEKKVDQALRQQLFDNQITVDDHLMQITGTGTSTSGKKFFLVKNSWGEAGPYKGYIYVSEPYFALNTINVILPKAALPESIKAKLKL from the coding sequence ATGACGCTCTATACCAGAACCTTATTTAGTTTAGGCTTTCTTTCCCTGACTTCATTGGGAGCCTTTGCTCAGTCGCCTGAGTTGGGCTTACGTACCACGCAACAGGCCGCTGTCACCTCGGTCAAGAACCAGGGCGGAACAGGTACTTGCTGGTGTTTTTCGACTACGTCCCTGGTGGAATCAGAATGCATCCGCAAAAGCCTGGGTGAAATTGATTTGTCGGAGATGTACACCGTCCGGAATACCTATCTGGAAAAAGCTCGTAATTACATCCGTCGGCAGGGAAAAGCTCAATTCGGTGAGGGTGGACTGGGACACGACGCTATCCAGGCGATTGCTCGATACGGTGCCGTTCCTGAATCCGTGTATTCGGGACTGAAGTCAGGGGAAAGCGGGCATAACCACGGAAAACTTGATAAAGAATTAAAAGCATATGTGGAGGAAGTACTCAAGAAGAAACCGTTTTCATCCGATTGGGAAGTAGGTTTCAACAAAATTCTTGACGAGAAATTCGGTCCCGTACCCGAAACGTTTGAATATCAAGGGAAAACCTATACACCCCGTCAGTTTGCCGATCAGGTGTTACAATTCAAAGCCGAAGATTACGTAAGTCTGACGAGCTTCACGCATCATCCCTTTTATCAATCTTTTGTGTTGGAAATTCCCGACAACTGGTCCAATCAGACTTACATGAATTTACCCCTGGAGGAGTTAACGGAGGCGGTCGAATCCAGTCTCAAGCAGGGCTATACGGTAATGTGGGATGCCGATATTAGTAACGCTGGTTTCAAGCAAGGTAAAGGGTACGCCATTGAAGCCGTAGATAAAGCGGATCAGATCGATGCCGCGGAAAAAAAGGTAGATCAAGCCCTGCGTCAGCAACTTTTTGATAACCAGATTACCGTTGATGATCACCTGATGCAGATTACGGGTACGGGTACGAGTACGTCCGGGAAGAAATTCTTTCTGGTGAAAAACTCCTGGGGAGAAGCCGGCCCTTACAAGGGATACATTTACGTATCGGAGCCGTATTTTGCTCTGAATACCATCAATGTAATCCTCCCCAAAGCGGCCTTGCCCGAAAGTATAAAAGCGAAACTAAAGTTATAA
- a CDS encoding RNA polymerase sigma factor, with the protein MTLSALLDRCRAQDAKAQRLLYERYAGRLFRVAQRYMKDRMEAEDRLVSTFQKIFVHLKKMEYKDEASTWLWMKRILVNECLMELRRSANFTMVPEQEAAEQSFDYNIIDEIAAETIHTLIAELPIGYRTVFNLVALEGYSHAEVAEQLQISEGTSKSQLNKARQLLQKKLQTLGYAAHIR; encoded by the coding sequence ATGACCTTATCTGCTCTACTTGATCGTTGCCGTGCCCAGGATGCCAAAGCTCAGCGTTTGCTCTATGAACGCTACGCCGGACGGCTGTTTCGGGTAGCTCAGCGGTACATGAAAGATCGAATGGAGGCCGAAGATCGGCTGGTATCGACGTTTCAGAAAATCTTTGTCCATCTCAAAAAAATGGAATACAAAGACGAAGCTAGCACCTGGCTCTGGATGAAGCGGATTCTGGTCAACGAATGTCTTATGGAGTTACGCCGATCGGCCAACTTTACAATGGTACCCGAGCAGGAAGCCGCCGAACAGTCCTTCGATTACAACATTATCGACGAAATAGCCGCCGAAACCATTCATACGCTGATTGCGGAATTACCGATCGGGTATCGCACCGTATTCAATCTAGTGGCTCTGGAAGGTTACTCCCACGCGGAAGTAGCCGAGCAATTGCAGATTTCGGAGGGCACCTCCAAGTCGCAGCTCAACAAAGCCCGTCAGTTATTACAGAAAAAACTACAAACCCTGGGGTATGCCGCACACATTCGATGA
- a CDS encoding ATP-dependent helicase encodes MFEDITKGLNEPQAQAVLHTEGPLMIIAGAGSGKTRVLTQRTAHLIRKGVDPFSILLLTFTNKAAGEMRARIEKVVGTDARGIWMGTFHSVFAKILRFEAKAMGYTSDFSIYDTDDSKSLLKTIIKERGLDDKIYKPNVVFNRISGAKNRLVSAEAYIADPIIQADDAAARLPEIGRLYKLYVDRCFKANAMDFDDLLYNTNVLFRDFPAILNKYQHRYKYVMVDEFQDTNVSQYLITRKLAAIHENICVVGDDAQSIYAFRGANIQNILNFEKDYPDLTTIRLEQNYRSTKVIVEAANSVIARNKRQLRKEVFTENEGGNLIEVIKAGSDVEEGRLVSTSLFEEKLNHGLSNNDFAILYRTNSQSRAFEESLRKLNIKYRIVGGLSFYQRREIKDLLAYLRFTLNQSDEEAFKRIINLPKRGIGDQTIAKITVTAAEQGLPLWDIVANIQQYNAGRSGVAIEGFSDLIKSFKLLVDTKDAYEVASHVAKASGVLKELYDDKTVEGLSRYENVQELLNSIKQFVDNPENEDKSLGAFLQTVSLLTNADQEDEDGDNDRVTLMTIHQAKGLEYKVVYIVGLEEDLFPSQMMLQSSEDLEEERRLFYVAITRAEKRLYLSYAETRYQYGRLKPCEPSRFMDEIDEKYVRVSRQAARRMSESQRNTDRPTPAAFLRNVANRAAQNGGSQASKTPPTRSGAASTHVPSSDFKASDPRKLASGQRVEHQKFGFGVVKLISTDQNGAKAVIHFDTQGEKTLLLSFAKLRIIE; translated from the coding sequence ATGTTCGAAGATATCACCAAAGGCCTCAACGAGCCCCAGGCTCAGGCCGTTCTGCATACCGAGGGGCCGTTAATGATCATCGCCGGAGCGGGCTCGGGCAAAACCCGCGTACTCACTCAGCGTACGGCTCACCTCATCCGAAAAGGCGTTGATCCCTTTTCCATCCTATTGCTGACGTTTACCAACAAAGCCGCCGGTGAAATGCGGGCTCGGATTGAAAAGGTCGTCGGTACCGATGCCCGGGGCATCTGGATGGGTACGTTTCACAGCGTCTTTGCCAAAATTCTCCGCTTTGAAGCCAAAGCGATGGGCTATACCTCCGACTTTTCGATTTACGATACGGACGATTCGAAGTCACTACTGAAAACGATCATCAAAGAACGCGGCCTCGACGATAAGATTTATAAGCCCAACGTCGTATTCAACCGAATTTCGGGGGCCAAAAACCGCTTGGTATCCGCTGAAGCGTACATAGCCGATCCCATCATTCAGGCCGATGACGCGGCGGCTCGCCTGCCCGAAATTGGTCGCCTGTACAAACTCTACGTAGATCGTTGCTTCAAGGCCAACGCCATGGATTTCGACGATCTGCTGTACAACACCAACGTACTATTCCGCGATTTCCCGGCCATCCTCAACAAGTACCAGCACCGGTACAAGTACGTCATGGTCGATGAGTTTCAGGATACGAACGTTTCGCAGTACCTCATTACGCGGAAACTGGCGGCCATTCACGAAAACATCTGCGTCGTGGGCGACGATGCCCAGTCGATCTACGCCTTCCGGGGAGCCAATATTCAGAATATCCTCAATTTCGAGAAAGACTACCCGGATCTGACCACGATTCGTCTGGAGCAGAATTACCGTTCGACAAAAGTGATCGTCGAAGCTGCCAACTCCGTCATTGCCCGAAACAAGCGTCAGTTACGTAAGGAAGTGTTCACGGAAAATGAAGGCGGTAACCTGATTGAAGTCATCAAGGCCGGATCAGACGTCGAAGAAGGCCGTTTGGTTTCTACTTCATTGTTCGAGGAAAAGCTGAATCATGGCCTGAGTAACAATGATTTTGCCATTCTGTACCGAACCAACTCGCAATCGCGGGCTTTTGAAGAATCGTTACGAAAGTTAAATATCAAGTACCGAATCGTGGGTGGACTTTCTTTTTACCAACGTCGGGAAATTAAGGACCTACTGGCCTACCTCCGATTCACACTCAATCAAAGTGACGAAGAGGCCTTCAAACGGATCATTAACTTACCCAAACGCGGCATTGGCGATCAGACCATTGCCAAGATTACGGTTACAGCCGCCGAGCAGGGCTTACCGCTTTGGGACATCGTCGCCAATATTCAGCAGTACAACGCGGGTCGTTCGGGTGTGGCCATCGAAGGCTTCTCCGATCTAATCAAGTCGTTTAAGCTACTCGTCGACACGAAAGATGCGTACGAAGTGGCCAGCCACGTCGCGAAAGCTTCGGGTGTACTCAAAGAACTTTACGACGACAAAACGGTAGAGGGCCTGAGCCGTTACGAAAACGTACAGGAATTGCTGAACTCCATCAAGCAGTTCGTGGATAATCCCGAAAACGAGGACAAATCGCTGGGGGCCTTTCTGCAAACGGTTTCGCTGCTCACCAATGCCGACCAGGAAGACGAAGACGGTGATAACGACCGTGTCACCCTGATGACCATTCACCAGGCGAAAGGACTAGAGTATAAAGTGGTTTACATCGTGGGCCTGGAAGAAGATTTATTCCCCAGTCAGATGATGTTACAGTCGAGTGAAGACTTGGAGGAGGAGCGACGGCTGTTTTACGTAGCCATTACCCGGGCCGAAAAACGTCTGTACCTCAGTTATGCGGAAACCCGCTACCAGTACGGTCGACTGAAACCCTGCGAACCCAGTCGGTTTATGGATGAAATTGACGAGAAATACGTTCGCGTCAGTCGCCAGGCCGCCCGCCGGATGTCGGAATCCCAGCGAAATACGGATCGTCCGACGCCAGCAGCGTTCTTACGGAATGTCGCCAATCGAGCTGCCCAAAACGGAGGTTCACAGGCTTCTAAAACCCCGCCTACTCGCTCGGGAGCTGCGTCTACGCACGTACCCAGCAGTGATTTCAAAGCTTCCGATCCCCGCAAGCTGGCTTCGGGTCAACGCGTGGAGCACCAGAAGTTTGGCTTTGGCGTTGTTAAACTCATTTCAACGGATCAAAACGGGGCAAAAGCCGTCATTCACTTTGATACACAGGGTGAAAAGACCCTGCTCCTGAGCTTTGCTAAACTGCGAATCATCGAATAA
- a CDS encoding DsbA family oxidoreductase, protein MALPIRIDVVSDVVCPWCYIGKRRLESALAELSTEVQADVVYHPFQLDPTVPRQGKSFAEHMASKFGPGRSESMFQHVEQVASEVGLDFDFNEIPKSINTFDLHRLLTVAYEKGLQAATKEALLKAYFVDRIDLTQEAVLLNVLESAGWDKKEALEVLKSEVASDSVQSEMEYFKQLGVSGVPFFILNNKYALSGAQPKETFMQALRQVIQESQPQIIAEGDSCDTTTGEC, encoded by the coding sequence ATGGCTCTTCCCATTCGTATTGACGTCGTTTCTGACGTTGTGTGCCCCTGGTGTTATATTGGCAAACGCCGCCTGGAATCGGCACTGGCTGAACTCAGCACTGAGGTACAGGCAGACGTGGTCTATCACCCTTTCCAGCTTGACCCTACGGTACCCCGGCAGGGAAAATCCTTTGCCGAACACATGGCCAGTAAATTCGGTCCTGGTCGTAGTGAAAGCATGTTCCAGCACGTGGAGCAGGTGGCCAGTGAGGTAGGGCTTGACTTTGACTTCAACGAAATTCCCAAATCGATCAATACCTTCGATTTACACCGCCTTCTAACGGTTGCTTACGAAAAAGGACTACAGGCTGCCACGAAAGAAGCGTTACTGAAAGCGTACTTCGTAGATCGGATTGATTTAACGCAGGAAGCGGTATTACTCAACGTACTGGAATCAGCGGGTTGGGACAAGAAAGAAGCTCTTGAAGTTCTGAAATCCGAAGTAGCCAGCGATTCGGTACAGAGTGAAATGGAATACTTCAAGCAACTGGGTGTTTCGGGCGTACCGTTTTTCATTCTCAACAACAAGTACGCCTTGTCGGGAGCCCAACCCAAAGAAACGTTTATGCAGGCACTGCGGCAGGTGATTCAGGAAAGTCAGCCGCAAATCATTGCTGAGGGTGATAGCTGCGATACGACTACGGGCGAATGCTAA
- a CDS encoding DUF4136 domain-containing protein — MKSIIKMLAAVVLVGTMVSCAPSITVRSDYDRTANFSGYRTYAIAPMPGGNSDPVMGSQLMQKRITQALDAEMSARGYRRVEKNADLTVRFDTDARNLQQIQSNNLSPMWGWWWYGPNNNVSSRNYEENRVIISLLDTKTNEMVWQGWAKGELNARRKDRDELIRATVAKVMQEYPYRAGMTNAAVQGE; from the coding sequence ATGAAATCAATCATAAAAATGCTAGCTGCCGTAGTACTGGTGGGTACTATGGTCTCTTGTGCCCCTTCGATTACGGTTCGTTCGGATTATGATCGTACTGCGAACTTCAGTGGCTATCGTACTTACGCGATTGCCCCGATGCCCGGCGGTAATTCAGACCCTGTGATGGGAAGCCAGTTGATGCAAAAACGGATTACGCAGGCCCTGGACGCCGAGATGAGTGCCCGCGGATACCGCCGCGTGGAGAAGAATGCCGATTTAACGGTCCGGTTTGACACCGACGCTCGTAACCTGCAGCAAATTCAATCGAACAATTTAAGTCCGATGTGGGGCTGGTGGTGGTACGGTCCTAACAATAACGTCAGCTCCCGGAACTACGAAGAAAATCGGGTGATTATTAGTCTGCTGGATACCAAAACCAATGAGATGGTATGGCAGGGTTGGGCGAAAGGTGAGTTGAACGCCCGCCGCAAAGACCGTGATGAACTCATCCGGGCTACCGTTGCGAAAGTAATGCAGGAATATCCCTACCGGGCCGGCATGACGAACGCAGCCGTACAGGGCGAGTAA
- a CDS encoding trans-sulfuration enzyme family protein — protein sequence MNLETLAIQVTRFHDANASAVTTPIYLSTTYERDAEGNLPHGFLYTRGNNPNRDLLEKSLAALEGGTVGLAFGSGMAAISALFQALKPGDHVITTPFAYYAAQRLLVDVFEPWGLEFSLVDTSNLEEVEKAVRPTTKLFWLETPSNPLLYLTDLQALSQLAHSVGALCAVDNTWATPVLQNPIAFGADVVMHSTTKYFGGHSDVLGGALVLAQDGELAVRLRQIQNLTGGVPSPFDCWLITRGIQTMPLRVKAQSASALPIAQWLETHPAVERVHYPGLTSHPQHEIAKAQMKNGFGGMLSFEVRGGLPGAKKVAGALKVFTQATSLGGVESLIEPRKIYEGPDSPTPDGLLRVSVGLEHLDDLIADLDQALKNA from the coding sequence ATGAACCTGGAAACCCTAGCCATACAAGTCACCCGTTTTCATGACGCGAATGCGTCGGCGGTAACTACACCCATTTACCTGAGTACTACGTACGAACGCGATGCCGAAGGCAACCTGCCGCACGGTTTTCTGTACACGCGAGGCAATAACCCGAACCGCGATTTGCTGGAAAAAAGTCTGGCTGCCCTGGAAGGCGGAACCGTTGGACTCGCTTTTGGTTCGGGGATGGCCGCCATTTCCGCCTTATTTCAGGCTTTGAAGCCGGGCGATCACGTGATTACGACTCCGTTTGCTTACTACGCGGCCCAACGATTACTCGTGGATGTATTTGAACCCTGGGGTCTTGAATTTTCGCTGGTCGATACCTCGAACTTGGAAGAAGTGGAAAAAGCCGTCCGGCCGACGACCAAGCTGTTTTGGCTGGAAACGCCGAGTAATCCGCTGCTGTACCTGACCGATTTGCAGGCTTTATCCCAGCTGGCTCATTCTGTAGGAGCCTTGTGTGCGGTGGACAATACCTGGGCTACTCCCGTCTTGCAGAATCCGATTGCTTTTGGAGCCGACGTGGTCATGCATTCGACGACCAAATATTTTGGGGGCCACTCCGACGTATTGGGCGGAGCGTTGGTACTGGCTCAAGACGGCGAACTGGCCGTACGCCTGCGTCAGATTCAGAACCTGACCGGCGGCGTACCTTCACCGTTTGATTGCTGGCTCATTACGCGGGGAATCCAGACGATGCCCCTGCGGGTAAAAGCTCAGTCGGCGAGTGCCCTTCCTATCGCTCAGTGGCTCGAAACGCATCCGGCCGTGGAGCGAGTGCATTACCCCGGACTCACCAGCCATCCGCAACATGAAATTGCCAAAGCCCAGATGAAAAATGGCTTTGGAGGAATGCTCTCTTTCGAAGTACGGGGCGGTTTGCCGGGTGCTAAAAAGGTAGCCGGAGCTTTGAAGGTGTTCACGCAGGCGACGAGTCTGGGAGGTGTGGAAAGTCTCATCGAACCCCGTAAAATTTACGAAGGTCCGGATAGTCCGACGCCCGACGGATTGCTACGCGTTTCGGTCGGTCTGGAGCACCTCGATGACCTGATTGCGGACCTGGATCAGGCCCTGAAAAACGCTTAA
- a CDS encoding OmpA family protein, giving the protein MKRLFILLSCISVYAQAQEQTPENLGNTVNSESAEIQPVIAPDGRTLYFSRVNHPQNASQKKGSQDVWMAEYLSGNSWTPSRRMPNPVNGEEHNVIYSITPDGNTILTHWVQKEGDDLSIRGFATMRKVATGWERPKKLDIPGLEGMNKGYYQYGFLANDGKTLLLAFSEKKNSRESDLYVSMQDKAGKWSRPTSLGREVNTDADETTPFLAADGETLYFSSNREGGLGSNDIWMTRRLDRSWKRWSKPENLGAPINTPDFDAYFTIPASGEWAYLVTANGSKGKADIVRVKFQNQTPPAEVPPTIAQIPASNPNATQVPDRQPTKSNAVVLYTGKLLDAKTKKVPENARIVYESLPDGTELGTATPDPNTGEYKIVLPYGKKYGIRPEADGYVGKSQNLDLSKLGSGGYLELKDRDLLVTKIEEGAKVALNNVFFETAKATLQTESFPELNRVVELMNRRRSMMVEIDGHTDSDGTDEANQKLSQDRAESVRAYMISKGIPENRIVAKGFGETRPVATNDTPEGKQQNRRVEFVILKQ; this is encoded by the coding sequence ATGAAACGACTTTTTATTCTGCTTTCCTGTATAAGTGTGTACGCTCAGGCCCAGGAGCAAACTCCTGAGAATCTTGGTAATACGGTTAATTCTGAATCGGCAGAAATTCAGCCCGTCATTGCTCCGGATGGGCGTACGCTCTACTTCAGCCGGGTAAATCATCCGCAGAATGCTTCTCAAAAAAAAGGAAGTCAGGATGTATGGATGGCCGAGTACCTCTCCGGAAATAGCTGGACGCCTTCCCGCCGGATGCCCAATCCGGTTAATGGTGAAGAACATAATGTCATTTACAGCATTACACCCGATGGCAATACTATCCTTACCCACTGGGTACAAAAAGAAGGGGACGACCTGAGTATTCGGGGCTTTGCCACCATGCGTAAAGTAGCGACGGGCTGGGAACGACCGAAAAAGCTCGACATTCCCGGATTGGAAGGCATGAATAAAGGCTATTATCAGTACGGATTTCTGGCCAATGATGGCAAGACCTTATTACTGGCTTTTTCGGAAAAGAAGAATAGCCGAGAGTCCGATCTGTATGTCAGTATGCAGGACAAAGCCGGGAAATGGAGTCGCCCCACGAGTTTGGGACGGGAAGTAAATACAGATGCCGATGAAACGACACCTTTTCTGGCGGCGGATGGCGAAACCCTATATTTCTCCAGTAATCGCGAAGGGGGTTTAGGCTCCAACGACATTTGGATGACGCGGCGACTGGACCGTAGCTGGAAACGCTGGAGTAAACCCGAAAACCTCGGAGCACCAATCAACACCCCTGATTTTGATGCGTATTTTACCATTCCGGCTTCGGGTGAATGGGCCTATCTGGTGACCGCCAACGGTAGTAAAGGAAAAGCTGATATTGTTCGGGTGAAGTTTCAGAACCAGACGCCACCAGCCGAAGTGCCGCCCACCATCGCTCAGATTCCGGCCAGTAATCCCAATGCGACGCAGGTACCCGACCGGCAGCCCACCAAATCCAATGCTGTAGTTCTGTACACGGGTAAGCTACTGGATGCTAAAACGAAAAAGGTACCCGAAAACGCCCGGATCGTGTACGAGAGCCTACCCGATGGTACCGAGCTCGGAACAGCCACACCTGACCCTAATACGGGTGAATACAAGATTGTCTTACCCTACGGCAAGAAGTACGGCATCCGGCCTGAGGCGGATGGGTATGTCGGGAAATCGCAGAATCTGGACTTAAGTAAACTCGGCAGTGGGGGGTACCTGGAATTGAAAGACCGCGATCTGCTGGTAACGAAGATTGAAGAAGGAGCGAAGGTAGCCCTGAACAACGTATTTTTCGAAACGGCTAAAGCCACCTTACAGACGGAGTCGTTCCCTGAGCTAAACCGCGTCGTGGAATTGATGAATCGCCGGAGAAGTATGATGGTCGAAATTGATGGACATACCGATAGCGATGGGACCGATGAAGCCAACCAGAAGCTCTCGCAGGACCGGGCCGAATCGGTGCGGGCGTATATGATTTCCAAAGGCATTCCTGAAAACCGCATTGTAGCCAAAGGTTTTGGCGAAACCCGTCCTGTGGCTACCAATGACACCCCGGAAGGCAAGCAGCAAAATCGACGGGTGGAATTCGTCATTCTGAAACAGTAA
- a CDS encoding LOG family protein yields the protein MKNIAVFCGANAGSDLVYRQTAIELGQYLADQQLRLVYGGGNVGLMGILADAVLAQGGEVIGVIPDFLKKWEVAHAGLNELIVTETMHERKAQMAERADGFITIPGGFGSMDELFEILTWKQLQIHSKPIGLLNVNGFYDPLLQMMDRMVEAGFLKAVNRELLLVSDSIEELFALMRTHQPVVTEKWVDRKKI from the coding sequence ATGAAAAACATTGCTGTATTTTGTGGAGCCAATGCGGGCTCCGATTTAGTGTACCGTCAAACGGCCATTGAGCTGGGTCAGTATTTGGCCGACCAACAGTTGCGACTGGTATACGGCGGCGGAAACGTCGGGTTAATGGGCATCCTTGCCGATGCCGTATTGGCTCAGGGTGGGGAAGTCATTGGCGTTATTCCTGATTTTCTGAAAAAATGGGAAGTTGCTCACGCCGGTCTGAACGAACTGATCGTTACCGAAACCATGCACGAACGCAAAGCCCAGATGGCCGAACGGGCCGATGGCTTTATTACCATTCCTGGGGGCTTTGGTTCCATGGATGAATTATTCGAAATTCTTACCTGGAAGCAATTACAGATTCACAGTAAGCCCATTGGCCTTTTGAATGTCAATGGTTTTTATGATCCACTCCTACAAATGATGGATCGTATGGTGGAAGCGGGCTTTCTTAAAGCCGTGAACCGGGAACTACTGCTAGTATCAGATTCCATCGAAGAATTATTCGCCCTCATGCGAACGCACCAGCCCGTTGTCACGGAAAAGTGGGTAGACCGGAAAAAAATCTGA
- a CDS encoding WD40/YVTN/BNR-like repeat-containing protein: MFLRNLLYCWLLTATAWGQWKVQPAQTEAHFRAVHTVSAKVCWIGGTKGQVLRTQDGGTNWEIHSVVGAEALDFRDIHAFNAETAVAMSAGDADKGAARIYRTEDAGQTWKLVYQTHQKGAFLDGIEFWDKEHGIAFGDPVDHKFFVLTTSDGGKTWSEVPRDQFPPIEEGEAAFAASGTSMVVSAKSWAWIGTGGSKFARVFRSKDFGKSWEVAETPLPAGKTSGIFGLHFFNRLRGIAVGGDYLHVSDSTQNVIVTQDGGKTWQLLPSTNPPGLKEAVTVYRQEYKAMAGEAPVASVIERLITVGPSGTGYSINGGKTWNKLDDSPFHAVSFAGKDGWAVGAKGLIAKFEGFRPTPQKKASRKK, from the coding sequence ATGTTTTTACGAAATCTTCTGTACTGCTGGCTTCTGACGGCAACGGCCTGGGGGCAATGGAAAGTACAGCCAGCTCAAACGGAAGCCCATTTCAGAGCGGTACATACGGTGTCTGCCAAAGTATGCTGGATTGGAGGCACCAAAGGGCAGGTACTACGCACGCAGGACGGCGGTACTAACTGGGAAATTCATTCAGTTGTTGGAGCGGAAGCACTCGATTTCCGGGACATCCACGCCTTTAATGCCGAAACTGCCGTAGCCATGAGTGCCGGCGATGCCGATAAGGGAGCCGCCCGCATCTATCGTACGGAAGACGCTGGACAGACCTGGAAACTCGTCTATCAGACTCATCAGAAAGGAGCCTTTCTGGATGGGATTGAGTTCTGGGATAAGGAACACGGCATTGCCTTCGGCGATCCGGTTGATCATAAATTCTTTGTACTCACTACCAGCGATGGCGGCAAAACCTGGTCCGAAGTACCACGGGATCAATTTCCCCCAATCGAAGAAGGAGAAGCAGCGTTTGCGGCCAGTGGAACCTCAATGGTAGTTTCCGCGAAAAGCTGGGCTTGGATTGGTACCGGTGGCAGTAAATTTGCACGGGTATTCCGTTCCAAAGATTTTGGAAAAAGCTGGGAAGTTGCCGAAACACCCTTACCCGCGGGCAAAACATCGGGCATCTTTGGCTTGCACTTTTTTAACCGACTGCGGGGTATTGCCGTGGGCGGAGATTATCTGCACGTCAGTGATTCAACGCAAAATGTAATCGTTACGCAGGACGGCGGTAAAACCTGGCAACTATTGCCTTCAACCAATCCGCCGGGCCTGAAAGAAGCCGTGACCGTATATCGGCAGGAATACAAGGCCATGGCGGGAGAAGCTCCGGTAGCATCGGTCATTGAGCGGTTGATCACCGTAGGACCTTCAGGCACGGGTTATTCCATCAACGGCGGTAAAACCTGGAACAAACTGGATGATTCACCTTTTCATGCGGTTAGTTTTGCGGGAAAAGACGGCTGGGCTGTAGGAGCCAAAGGGCTGATTGCTAAGTTTGAGGGTTTCCGTCCCACGCCGCAGAAGAAAGCTTCCAGGAAAAAATAA